A region of Streptomyces cinnamoneus DNA encodes the following proteins:
- a CDS encoding P-loop NTPase, which produces MTIRILPAVGEPETARAIGGLLAQLPGVEPLQTVGDSARLLDTLAVLAASSVGDLPEVVLVHERVGPVPALELVREVALRFPATGVVLVTADAGPALYAAAMDSGARGIAVLPLSYEELGTRVQAAAHWATGVRRHLGAAGDGLPAGGGHGGTLVAVVGAKGGVGTTVTAVQLALAAQAAGRSVALADLDLQSGDVASYLDVRFRRSIADLAGISDISPRVLQDAVFPHPTGLGLLLAPAEGERGEEIGDLAARQITAALRGRYEVVIADCGTQVTAAGAAVIETADVALLVTTPDVVSVRAAKRMVRLWERLQIRKAEETTTVVNRHTRGAEIQPALVARATGTTAARTTVPAGYKDLQGAVDAGRMQDLDARSGVRQALWALAAEIGLGTPGGRAPAQGGDRGGPSADRPAGTGLHRRRAIGAAPPPPGGGTGPDQLAPVPSGSPAPLGRFRRRGGRFGDRGQVAVEFVGVLPLILVALAVVWQCVLVGYTYSLAGHAADKGARAGAVGRDCVAAAVSDLPAAWRSEPDCGPDGGVYRASVRVRVPVLFPGSVNWPWTVESTAGVARED; this is translated from the coding sequence GTGACGATCAGAATCCTCCCGGCCGTCGGCGAACCGGAGACCGCCCGCGCCATCGGAGGGCTGCTCGCCCAGCTCCCCGGCGTCGAGCCCCTCCAGACCGTCGGCGACTCGGCACGCCTGCTGGACACGCTCGCCGTGCTGGCCGCCTCCTCGGTCGGCGACCTGCCCGAAGTCGTCCTCGTCCACGAGCGCGTCGGGCCCGTGCCCGCCCTCGAACTCGTCCGCGAGGTGGCCCTGCGCTTCCCCGCCACGGGCGTCGTCCTGGTCACCGCCGACGCGGGGCCCGCGCTGTACGCCGCGGCCATGGACAGCGGCGCCCGCGGCATCGCCGTCCTGCCGCTGTCGTACGAGGAACTGGGCACCCGCGTCCAGGCCGCCGCCCACTGGGCCACCGGCGTACGCCGCCACCTCGGCGCCGCCGGGGACGGCCTCCCGGCCGGCGGCGGGCACGGCGGCACCCTCGTCGCCGTCGTCGGCGCCAAGGGCGGCGTCGGCACGACCGTCACGGCCGTCCAGCTCGCCCTCGCCGCCCAGGCCGCCGGACGCAGCGTCGCCCTGGCCGACCTGGACCTCCAGTCCGGGGACGTCGCCTCCTACCTCGACGTGCGGTTCCGGCGCTCCATCGCCGACCTCGCCGGCATCAGCGACATCTCGCCCCGGGTCCTCCAGGACGCCGTCTTCCCCCACCCCACCGGCCTCGGCCTGCTGCTGGCCCCGGCCGAGGGGGAGCGCGGCGAGGAGATCGGCGACCTCGCCGCCCGGCAGATCACCGCGGCCCTGCGCGGCCGGTACGAGGTGGTGATCGCCGACTGCGGCACCCAGGTCACGGCGGCCGGCGCGGCCGTCATCGAGACGGCAGACGTGGCGTTACTGGTCACGACGCCGGACGTGGTGTCCGTACGGGCGGCCAAGCGCATGGTCCGGCTCTGGGAACGGCTCCAGATCCGCAAGGCCGAGGAGACGACGACCGTGGTCAACCGCCACACCCGCGGCGCCGAGATCCAGCCCGCGCTGGTGGCCCGGGCCACCGGCACGACCGCCGCCCGCACCACCGTCCCGGCCGGCTACAAGGACCTCCAGGGCGCCGTCGACGCGGGACGCATGCAGGACCTCGACGCCAGGTCCGGGGTGCGGCAGGCGCTGTGGGCGCTGGCGGCCGAAATCGGCCTGGGCACCCCCGGCGGCAGGGCGCCGGCACAGGGCGGCGACCGCGGGGGCCCGTCCGCCGACCGCCCGGCCGGCACCGGACTGCACCGGCGCCGTGCCATAGGGGCCGCGCCCCCGCCGCCCGGTGGCGGCACCGGCCCCGACCAGCTGGCGCCCGTGCCGAGCGGGTCGCCGGCGCCGCTCGGCCGGTTCCGCAGGCGCGGCGGCCGGTTCGGCGACCGGGGACAGGTGGCCGTGGAGTTCGTGGGGGTGCTGCCGCTGATCCTCGTGGCGCTGGCGGTCGTCTGGCAGTGCGTCCTGGTCGGCTACACCTACTCCCTCGCCGGGCACGCCGCCGACAAGGGCGCCCGCGCCGGGGCCGTCGGCCGCGACTGCGTCGCCGCGGCCGTGTCGGACCTCCCGGCGGCATGGCGGAGCGAGCCGGACTGCGGCCCCGACGGCGGGGTGTACCGCGCGAGCGTGCGGGTGCGGGTGCCGGTCCTCTTCCCCGGTTCGGTCAACTGGCCGTGGACGGTGGAGAGTACGGCCGGAGTGGCGCGGGAGGACTGA
- a CDS encoding TadE/TadG family type IV pilus assembly protein, which yields MALRGTNTRSTRPGGNSPAAGGGPARPCRWVRARTRVRVRAGTGGPASDRGSASVEFLGFLPLLLLLALGAVYLGLTAFAAEQAGTGARAAARTATQDEPQGAPEGAGRAAMTAWVADRADVVAPRCASGGEITVTVTVDVPALIPGTDFSVSRRATMPCPDDPAPVPAVPAPAPAGAR from the coding sequence ATGGCGTTACGGGGTACGAACACGCGTTCAACCCGGCCGGGCGGCAACTCCCCGGCTGCGGGCGGCGGTCCGGCACGCCCCTGCCGGTGGGTACGCGCCCGCACACGCGTACGTGTACGCGCGGGCACCGGCGGCCCCGCCTCCGACCGGGGCTCCGCCTCCGTCGAGTTCCTCGGCTTCCTTCCCCTGCTGCTCCTGCTCGCGCTCGGCGCCGTCTACCTGGGCCTCACCGCCTTCGCCGCCGAGCAGGCCGGCACCGGTGCCCGCGCGGCGGCCCGTACGGCCACCCAGGACGAGCCGCAGGGCGCGCCGGAGGGGGCCGGACGGGCCGCGATGACGGCGTGGGTGGCGGACCGGGCGGACGTCGTCGCGCCGCGCTGCGCGAGCGGGGGCGAGATCACCGTGACGGTCACCGTGGACGTCCCGGCCCTCATCCCCGGCACGGACTTCAGCGTCAGCCGCCGGGCCACCATGCCGTGCCCCGACGACCCGGCCCCCGTCCCGGCCGTCCCCGCGCCCGCCCCGGCCGGTGCGCGATGA
- a CDS encoding pilus assembly protein TadG-related protein, which translates to MSAAADGGAAGRPVAGPARDAGQAFPLYVTAVAALLLLALAFFVVGRAGAVKNGAQTAADAAALAAAQDYREQLRAGFLAALGAGGDWAGWLAGTGAQTGPACRAAAAYAGLNDARPDIRCDPGEAPGSFTVTVTSARPVGRSVVPGTETRHAKATATAEVAPRCTAGPQPAPAPTPTAAPTRQPSPAPTGTPAPQPAQPVTLTCDDGPLVIDLQRAGAVVKATDLFTVHLAD; encoded by the coding sequence TTGAGCGCGGCGGCGGACGGCGGTGCGGCCGGCCGGCCGGTCGCCGGGCCCGCCCGCGACGCGGGGCAGGCGTTCCCGCTGTACGTCACCGCCGTCGCGGCCCTGCTCCTCCTCGCGCTGGCCTTCTTCGTCGTCGGCCGGGCGGGCGCCGTCAAGAACGGCGCCCAGACCGCCGCGGACGCCGCCGCGCTGGCGGCCGCCCAGGACTACCGGGAACAGCTGCGCGCGGGCTTCCTCGCGGCCCTCGGCGCCGGCGGCGACTGGGCCGGCTGGCTGGCGGGCACGGGCGCGCAGACGGGCCCGGCCTGCCGGGCGGCCGCGGCGTACGCGGGCCTGAACGACGCCCGGCCGGACATCCGCTGCGATCCCGGCGAGGCGCCCGGCTCGTTCACGGTGACGGTCACCTCGGCGCGGCCGGTGGGCCGGTCCGTCGTGCCGGGCACGGAGACGCGGCACGCGAAGGCGACGGCCACGGCGGAGGTGGCCCCGCGCTGCACGGCGGGGCCGCAGCCGGCCCCGGCCCCCACGCCCACCGCCGCCCCCACCCGGCAGCCCTCGCCGGCGCCCACGGGGACCCCCGCTCCGCAGCCGGCCCAGCCGGTGACCCTGACCTGCGATGACGGGCCGCTGGTCATCGACCTCCAGCGCGCCGGCGCCGTCGTGAAAGCCACGGACCTGTTCACCGTGCACCTCGCGGACTGA
- a CDS encoding type II secretion system F family protein yields the protein MGDPALLTVGTTLLCAVLAVAGVRAYVTGRDRHQALVDRLADVPALEPAGRGRAFRRTDRRLRGTRLGRWLEPRIASTGLDVTVGEFTVYTVGGAAGLWLVAAAALAPFFGPLAGVTGVWSAYAFLTWQRRKRTERFIGQLPELARILANATQAGLALRTALAMAAEEMEAPAGEELGKVADRLAVGHSVDDALAELARRLPSRELVVLVTTLVLSNRAGGTVVSSLRNLTTTLEERKETRREVRTQLSQVTVTAYVVPLMGVGTLLLMDRVAPGSIDRMTDGWLGQAAVVAAFCLYGVGFVLIRRMSRIDV from the coding sequence ATGGGCGATCCGGCGCTGCTGACCGTCGGCACCACCCTGCTCTGCGCGGTGCTGGCCGTGGCGGGCGTACGGGCGTACGTCACCGGCCGGGACCGGCACCAGGCCCTCGTCGACCGCCTCGCCGACGTGCCCGCGCTGGAGCCCGCGGGCCGTGGCCGCGCCTTCCGCCGCACCGACCGGCGGCTGCGGGGCACCCGTCTGGGCAGGTGGCTGGAGCCCCGGATCGCCTCGACGGGGCTGGACGTCACGGTGGGCGAGTTCACGGTGTACACCGTGGGCGGGGCGGCCGGCCTGTGGCTGGTGGCGGCCGCGGCCCTCGCCCCCTTCTTCGGGCCGCTCGCGGGAGTGACCGGGGTGTGGTCGGCCTACGCGTTCCTCACCTGGCAGCGGCGCAAGCGCACCGAGCGGTTCATCGGCCAGCTGCCGGAGCTGGCCCGGATCCTCGCCAACGCCACCCAGGCCGGACTGGCCCTCCGCACGGCCCTGGCCATGGCGGCCGAGGAGATGGAGGCACCGGCGGGCGAGGAGCTCGGCAAGGTCGCCGACCGGCTCGCCGTCGGCCACTCCGTCGACGACGCCCTGGCCGAGCTCGCCCGCAGGCTGCCCTCGCGCGAACTGGTGGTGCTGGTGACGACCCTGGTGCTCTCCAACCGCGCGGGCGGCACCGTCGTCAGTTCCCTGCGCAACCTGACCACGACGCTGGAGGAGCGCAAGGAGACGCGGCGCGAGGTGCGCACGCAACTGTCCCAGGTCACCGTCACCGCCTACGTCGTGCCCCTGATGGGCGTCGGCACGCTGCTGCTCATGGACCGCGTCGCGCCCGGGTCGATCGACCGGATGACGGACGGCTGGCTGGGGCAGGCGGCGGTCGTCGCCGCGTTCTGTCTGTACGGGGTGGGGTTCGTCCTGATCCGCCGCATGTCCCGGATCGATGTGTGA
- a CDS encoding CpaF family protein: MSLRARITAPQEPADGREPGHLVPVYRAKLLEEIDLAEMSGLAASERRIRLERVLGHIISREGPVLSTAERARLIRRVVDEALGLGVLEPLLEDPSVTEIMVNGPDQVYVERAGRVELVPVRFASNEQLMQTIERIVSTVNRRVDESHPMVDARLPSGERVNVIIPPLALNGATLTIRRFPRVYTLRELIGTGTLDEHMLLLLSALVRAKFNVVVSGPTGAGKTTLLNALSGLIPEGERIITVEDAAELQLQQHHVIRLESRPPNVEGKGRITIRDLVRNSLRMRPDRIIVGEVRGGETLDMLQAMSTGHDGSLATVHANSAEDALMRLRTLASMSEVKIPYEALRDQINSAVDCLVQLARSADGSRRIAEIALLDSRGGWDEGHRLATVCRFEAEPMGADRVVRGRFVHSPLPARAAERLRLANESVPPAFGVAPACGPDR; this comes from the coding sequence ATGAGCCTGCGGGCCCGCATCACCGCCCCCCAGGAGCCCGCGGACGGGCGCGAGCCGGGCCATCTCGTCCCCGTCTACCGGGCGAAGCTGCTGGAGGAGATCGACCTCGCGGAGATGTCCGGGCTCGCCGCGTCCGAGCGGCGCATCCGCCTGGAGCGGGTGCTCGGGCACATCATCAGCCGCGAGGGCCCGGTCCTGTCCACCGCCGAGCGGGCCCGCCTCATCCGGCGCGTCGTGGACGAGGCCCTGGGCCTGGGTGTGCTGGAACCCCTCCTGGAGGACCCCTCGGTCACCGAGATCATGGTCAACGGGCCCGACCAGGTGTACGTGGAGCGGGCGGGCCGCGTCGAGCTGGTGCCGGTGCGGTTCGCCTCGAACGAGCAGCTGATGCAGACCATCGAACGCATCGTCTCCACCGTCAACCGCCGCGTGGACGAGTCCCACCCGATGGTCGACGCCCGGCTGCCGAGCGGGGAGCGCGTCAACGTGATCATCCCGCCGCTCGCCCTGAACGGCGCGACCCTGACGATCCGCCGCTTCCCCCGCGTCTACACCCTGCGCGAGCTCATCGGCACGGGCACCCTGGACGAGCACATGCTGCTGCTGCTCTCCGCGCTGGTCAGGGCGAAGTTCAACGTGGTCGTCTCCGGCCCGACCGGCGCCGGCAAGACGACCCTGCTGAACGCCCTGTCCGGACTGATCCCCGAGGGCGAACGCATCATCACCGTCGAGGACGCGGCCGAACTGCAACTGCAACAGCACCACGTCATCCGCCTGGAGTCCCGCCCCCCGAACGTCGAGGGCAAGGGCCGCATCACCATCCGCGACCTCGTACGCAACTCCCTGCGCATGCGCCCCGACCGCATCATCGTCGGCGAGGTGCGCGGCGGAGAGACCCTGGACATGCTCCAGGCCATGTCCACCGGCCACGACGGCTCCCTGGCCACCGTGCACGCCAACAGCGCCGAAGACGCGCTGATGCGGCTGCGGACGCTGGCCTCCATGTCCGAGGTCAAGATCCCCTACGAGGCGCTGCGCGACCAGATCAACAGTGCCGTGGACTGCCTGGTGCAGCTCGCCCGCAGCGCGGACGGCTCGCGCCGCATCGCCGAGATCGCCCTCCTCGACTCCCGGGGCGGCTGGGACGAGGGCCACCGCCTGGCCACCGTCTGCCGCTTCGAGGCCGAGCCGATGGGCGCGGACCGCGTCGTGCGCGGCAGGTTCGTCCACTCCCCCCTGCCCGCGCGGGCCGCCGAACGGCTTCGGCTCGCCAACGAGTCCGTACCGCCGGCGTTCGGCGTCGCACCGGCCTGCGGCCCGGACCGGTGA
- a CDS encoding DUF5936 domain-containing protein — MLALLLALLAGASVVGLCYGVALCRSEARLPPDLALALEVGSTRTTAVGSAVDRLGMRYAPLVLRMMGDKRVARVRRRIDRAGNPGGLTVDRYAARRAVYGALGFGGALVMLLKGQLVLAVVLVAFGLFWIEVGIWAAVRERRDAIERTLPDFLDVLAVVVSAGLGFRQALDRVAERYEGPWSDELRITLRQMDMGVSRRQAFDELRKRNDSEQVAQFVTALQQGEELGTPIVDTLIEIATDMRRTDAQLARRRAARAVPKATVVITTFMVPGTMILLIAGFFLGSGMDFGSLTADR; from the coding sequence ATGCTCGCTTTGCTGCTCGCCCTGCTGGCGGGGGCGTCCGTGGTGGGCCTCTGCTACGGCGTCGCGCTGTGCCGCAGCGAGGCCAGGCTGCCGCCCGACCTGGCGCTGGCCCTGGAGGTCGGCTCGACCCGCACGACCGCCGTCGGCTCGGCCGTGGACCGGCTGGGCATGCGCTACGCGCCCCTCGTGCTGCGCATGATGGGCGACAAGCGCGTGGCGAGGGTGCGGCGCAGGATCGACCGGGCGGGCAACCCCGGCGGGCTGACCGTCGACCGCTACGCCGCCCGGCGGGCCGTCTACGGGGCGCTGGGGTTCGGCGGCGCGCTGGTGATGCTCCTCAAGGGCCAACTGGTCCTCGCCGTCGTGCTGGTGGCCTTCGGGCTGTTCTGGATCGAGGTCGGTATCTGGGCGGCGGTGCGCGAGCGCCGCGACGCGATCGAGCGCACGCTGCCGGACTTCCTGGACGTCCTGGCCGTGGTCGTCAGCGCCGGGCTGGGGTTCCGGCAGGCACTGGACCGGGTGGCGGAGCGGTACGAGGGCCCGTGGTCCGACGAACTGCGCATCACGCTGCGGCAGATGGACATGGGCGTCAGCCGCCGTCAGGCCTTCGACGAGCTGCGCAAGCGCAACGACTCGGAGCAGGTGGCCCAGTTCGTCACCGCCCTGCAGCAGGGGGAGGAGCTGGGCACGCCGATCGTCGACACCCTCATCGAGATCGCCACGGACATGCGCCGCACGGACGCCCAGCTCGCCCGGCGGCGGGCGGCCAGGGCGGTGCCCAAGGCCACGGTGGTGATCACGACGTTCATGGTGCCGGGGACGATGATCCTGCTGATCGCGGGGTTCTTCCTGGGCTCGGGGATGGACTTCGGGTCGCTCACGGCGGACCGGTGA
- the cpaB gene encoding Flp pilus assembly protein CpaB, whose translation MNSRQRRGVVLLLLSALCAVGACAGVFAVIEDAESKTGPGTTAYRLRTDVPAYQDLKADAFEKVSVPKRWLPATAVTDLSALRGKIAVTPLRRGSLLQSDMIVARPALEPGKQEIAIMIDAATGVAGKINPGARVNIYATYDAKEQGAKPVSKVIVTGAQVVNVGKLTPFDRDGGRARGASAGSRQAAGEAVPITFALDTKDAQRVAYAESFATHVRLALVAPGGDPGVSSGDRTYTLDGDK comes from the coding sequence ATGAATTCACGTCAGCGCCGCGGGGTCGTCCTGCTGCTCCTGTCGGCTCTCTGCGCCGTCGGCGCCTGCGCCGGAGTGTTCGCCGTCATCGAGGACGCCGAGTCCAAGACCGGCCCCGGGACCACCGCCTACCGGCTGAGGACCGACGTGCCCGCCTACCAGGACCTGAAGGCGGACGCGTTCGAGAAGGTGTCCGTGCCCAAGCGCTGGCTGCCCGCCACCGCCGTCACCGACCTCTCCGCCCTGCGCGGCAAGATCGCCGTCACCCCGCTGCGCAGGGGTTCCCTCCTCCAGAGCGACATGATCGTCGCCCGGCCCGCCCTAGAACCGGGCAAACAGGAGATCGCCATCATGATCGACGCCGCCACGGGCGTCGCCGGAAAGATCAACCCCGGTGCGCGGGTCAACATCTACGCCACGTACGACGCCAAGGAACAGGGCGCCAAGCCCGTCTCCAAGGTCATCGTCACCGGCGCCCAGGTCGTCAACGTCGGCAAGCTCACCCCCTTCGACCGCGACGGCGGCCGGGCCCGCGGCGCGTCCGCCGGCAGCCGGCAGGCGGCGGGCGAAGCGGTGCCGATCACCTTCGCCCTCGACACCAAGGACGCCCAGCGGGTGGCCTACGCCGAGTCGTTCGCCACCCACGTCAGGCTCGCCCTCGTCGCCCCCGGCGGCGATCCCGGGGTCAGCAGCGGCGACCGCACGTACACCCTCGACGGCGACAAGTAA
- a CDS encoding Flp family type IVb pilin: MPKRLWARSRDRSPVDDRGQTSVEYLGIIAVVVAIILVLTTTDFGTMIATAITNKIQQITG, encoded by the coding sequence ATGCCGAAGCGCTTGTGGGCACGCTCGCGGGACCGCTCGCCGGTGGACGACCGGGGGCAGACCTCGGTCGAGTACCTGGGCATCATCGCGGTGGTGGTCGCGATCATCCTGGTGCTGACGACGACGGACTTCGGCACGATGATCGCGACGGCCATCACCAACAAGATCCAGCAGATCACGGGTTGA